A region from the Enterobacter roggenkampii genome encodes:
- the menE gene encoding o-succinylbenzoate--CoA ligase: protein MSFTDWPWRHWRAQFADKPALRLNDEVLSWQQLCARIDSLAAGFHRQGVEEGDGVLLLAHNHPHTLLAWLALLQCGARILPVNPQLPRPLLDVLLPQMTLRFALVLDGSYDGLPALSMRETADAYCAAWQPARLASMTLTSGSTGLPKAAVHTCEAHLASARGVLSLMPYGEDDDWLLSLPLFHVSGQGILWRWLQAGARLTVREKQPLEQALCGCTHASLVPTQLWRLLNAHQPVALKAVLLGGAAIPVELTEQAREQDIRTFCGYGLTEFATTVCAKEADGEPDVGRALPGREVQVVNGEVWIRAQSMASGYWRDGELIPLINAQGWFATRDRGEWHEGRLTILGRMDNLFFSGGEGIQPESLERVIATHPQVNQVFIVPLDDAEFGQRPVAVVECEPGTDITTLPDWVRDKVARFEQPVRWLLLPTELKNGGIKVSRRALQEWVNATLKG from the coding sequence ATGAGTTTTACCGACTGGCCGTGGCGGCACTGGCGTGCGCAATTTGCCGATAAACCGGCGCTGAGGCTGAACGACGAGGTGCTCAGCTGGCAACAGCTGTGCGCGCGCATCGACAGCCTTGCGGCGGGCTTTCACCGTCAGGGCGTGGAGGAGGGCGACGGCGTGCTGCTGCTGGCCCATAACCACCCGCACACCCTGCTGGCGTGGCTGGCGCTGCTCCAGTGCGGGGCGCGTATTCTTCCCGTTAATCCGCAGCTGCCGCGCCCGCTGCTGGACGTGCTGCTCCCGCAGATGACGCTGCGCTTTGCGCTGGTGCTGGACGGCAGCTACGACGGCCTTCCTGCCCTGAGCATGCGCGAGACCGCCGATGCGTATTGCGCTGCGTGGCAACCGGCGCGGCTGGCCTCCATGACGCTGACCTCAGGCTCCACAGGACTGCCGAAAGCGGCGGTCCATACCTGCGAGGCCCATCTTGCCAGCGCGCGCGGCGTTTTGTCGCTGATGCCCTACGGTGAAGATGACGACTGGCTGCTTTCGCTGCCGCTGTTTCACGTTTCCGGCCAGGGGATTTTATGGCGCTGGCTGCAGGCCGGCGCGCGGTTAACCGTGCGCGAGAAACAGCCTCTGGAGCAGGCGTTGTGCGGCTGCACCCACGCCTCGCTCGTGCCAACCCAGCTCTGGCGTCTGCTTAATGCCCACCAGCCTGTCGCACTGAAAGCGGTGCTGCTGGGCGGGGCGGCCATCCCTGTGGAATTGACCGAACAGGCGCGAGAGCAGGATATACGCACCTTCTGCGGCTACGGTCTGACCGAGTTTGCCACAACCGTCTGTGCGAAAGAGGCCGACGGCGAGCCGGACGTGGGCCGTGCGCTGCCGGGCAGAGAGGTGCAGGTCGTTAACGGTGAAGTCTGGATCAGGGCGCAAAGCATGGCCTCAGGCTACTGGCGGGATGGCGAACTGATTCCGCTGATCAACGCGCAGGGATGGTTCGCCACCCGCGATCGCGGCGAATGGCATGAAGGCCGTCTGACGATCCTCGGCCGCATGGATAACCTCTTTTTTAGCGGCGGAGAAGGGATCCAGCCGGAATCGCTCGAGCGCGTTATCGCCACGCACCCGCAGGTTAACCAGGTGTTTATCGTTCCGCTGGACGACGCTGAGTTCGGGCAACGTCCGGTGGCGGTGGTGGAGTGCGAGCCGGGAACGGATATCACCACTTTACCCGACTGGGTCAGGGACAAGGTGGCGCGTTTTGAGCAACCCGTCCGCTGGCTGCTTTTGCCGACCGAACTCAAAAATGGCGGCATTAAAGTTTCGCGTCGCGCGCTGCAGGAGTGGGTTAACGCAACGCTGAAGGGATAA
- the menC gene encoding o-succinylbenzoate synthase, translating to MRRAQVYRWQIPMDAGVVLRERRLKTRDGFFVHLQQGEREGWGEISPLPGFSLESLEDAQAALLAWADAWREGADPALPDVPSAAFGISCALAELDGSLPEEANYRAAPLCTGDPDELFALLSAMPGEKVAKIKVGLYEAVRDGMVANLLLEAIPDLHLRLDANRAWTPLKAQQFAKYVNPAYRSRIAFLEEPCKTRDDSRAFARETGIAIAWDESLREADFEFAAEPGVSAVVIKPTLTGSLAKVREQVAAAHALGLTAVISSSIESSLGLTQLARIAAWLTPDTVPGLDTLNLMQAQLLRPWPDSALPCLDVAALEPLR from the coding sequence ATGCGTCGCGCGCAGGTTTACCGCTGGCAGATACCGATGGACGCGGGCGTGGTGCTGCGTGAACGGCGGTTAAAAACCCGTGACGGCTTCTTCGTGCATCTGCAGCAGGGCGAGCGGGAAGGCTGGGGCGAGATTTCGCCTCTGCCGGGCTTTAGCCTCGAGTCGCTGGAGGATGCGCAGGCTGCATTGCTGGCGTGGGCGGACGCGTGGCGTGAGGGGGCGGATCCGGCGCTGCCGGATGTCCCTTCCGCGGCCTTTGGTATCAGCTGCGCGCTGGCGGAGCTGGACGGCAGCCTGCCTGAAGAGGCTAACTACCGCGCGGCACCGCTCTGTACAGGGGATCCGGACGAGCTCTTCGCGCTGCTCTCTGCCATGCCGGGCGAGAAGGTCGCGAAAATCAAAGTGGGGCTTTATGAAGCGGTGCGTGACGGCATGGTCGCCAACCTGCTGCTGGAGGCGATCCCCGATCTGCATCTGCGTCTGGACGCCAACCGCGCCTGGACGCCGCTTAAGGCGCAGCAGTTTGCAAAGTACGTCAATCCGGCGTACCGCAGCCGCATTGCCTTCCTCGAAGAGCCGTGCAAAACCCGCGACGATTCACGCGCGTTTGCCCGCGAAACGGGGATTGCCATCGCCTGGGATGAAAGCCTGCGCGAGGCCGATTTTGAATTTGCTGCCGAGCCCGGCGTCAGCGCGGTGGTGATTAAACCGACGCTGACCGGCAGCCTGGCGAAAGTGCGCGAGCAGGTCGCGGCGGCGCACGCCTTAGGGCTGACGGCGGTCATCAGTTCGTCAATTGAGTCCAGCCTTGGGCTAACCCAGCTGGCGCGCATTGCCGCCTGGTTAACGCCTGACACGGTCCCCGGCCTCGACACGCTGAACCTGATGCAGGCTCAGCTTCTTCGCCCGTGGCCGGACAGCGCGCTGCCGTGCCTCGACGTCGCGGCGCTGGAGCCGTTGCGATGA
- the menB gene encoding 1,4-dihydroxy-2-naphthoyl-CoA synthase translates to MIYPDEHMLYAPVEWQDCSEGYTDIRYHKSTDGIAKITINRPQVRNAFRPLTVKEMIQALADARYDDNIGVIVLTGEGEKAFCSGGDQKVRGDYGGYQDDAGTHHLNVLDFQRQIRTCPKPVVAMVAGYSIGGGHVLHMMCDLTIAAENAIFGQTGPKVGSFDGGWGASYMARIVGQKKAREIWFLCRQYNAQEALDMGLVNTVVPLADLEKETVRWCREMLQNSPMALRCLKAALNADCDGQAGLQELAGNATMLFYMTEEGQEGRNAFNEKRQPDFSKYKRNP, encoded by the coding sequence ATGATCTATCCTGATGAACACATGCTTTACGCCCCGGTTGAATGGCAGGACTGCTCCGAAGGCTACACCGACATTCGTTACCACAAATCCACCGACGGTATTGCCAAAATCACCATCAACCGCCCGCAGGTGCGTAACGCCTTCCGTCCGCTGACCGTGAAAGAGATGATTCAGGCCCTGGCGGATGCGCGCTATGACGACAATATCGGCGTGATTGTCCTGACCGGCGAAGGCGAGAAAGCGTTCTGCTCCGGTGGCGATCAGAAAGTGCGCGGCGACTACGGCGGATACCAGGACGATGCGGGGACGCACCACCTGAACGTCCTCGATTTCCAGCGTCAGATCCGCACCTGTCCAAAACCGGTGGTGGCGATGGTGGCGGGCTACTCCATCGGCGGCGGCCACGTGCTGCACATGATGTGCGACCTGACCATTGCCGCTGAAAACGCCATCTTCGGCCAGACCGGCCCGAAAGTGGGATCTTTCGACGGCGGCTGGGGTGCCTCCTACATGGCGCGCATCGTCGGGCAGAAAAAAGCCCGTGAAATCTGGTTCCTGTGCCGTCAGTACAACGCGCAGGAAGCGCTGGATATGGGCCTGGTGAATACCGTGGTGCCGCTTGCCGATCTCGAAAAAGAGACCGTGCGCTGGTGTCGCGAAATGCTGCAAAACAGCCCGATGGCGCTGCGCTGCCTGAAAGCGGCACTCAACGCCGACTGCGACGGTCAGGCGGGCCTGCAAGAGCTGGCGGGTAACGCCACCATGCTGTTCTACATGACCGAAGAGGGTCAGGAAGGGCGCAACGCGTTTAACGAAAAACGCCAGCCAGACTTCAGCAAATACAAACGGAATCCGTAA
- the menH gene encoding 2-succinyl-6-hydroxy-2,4-cyclohexadiene-1-carboxylate synthase encodes MILSGVQQAGKPGYPWLVFLHGFSGDCREWQGVGERLCDYPRLYLDLPGHGGSRNLGVTGFDEMSALLTRTLISYNILKFWLVGYSLGGRIAMFHACQQPKGLLGVTVEGGHPGLQDADARQARLASDRRWAARFRSEPLDNVFADWYQQPVFASLTDAQRDALITLRSQNNGAALAMMLEATSLAVQPDLRTALSARDFTFDYLYGERDEKFAALAAELSAVCHAIPNAGHNAHRENPDAVAASLAQILRLRIKDTL; translated from the coding sequence GTGATCCTCTCGGGCGTGCAGCAGGCTGGAAAACCCGGCTATCCCTGGCTGGTCTTTTTGCACGGTTTTTCCGGCGATTGCCGCGAGTGGCAGGGTGTTGGTGAGCGGCTTTGCGATTACCCCAGGCTGTATCTGGATCTGCCGGGACACGGTGGATCCCGGAATCTGGGCGTGACGGGCTTCGACGAGATGAGCGCGTTGCTTACCCGAACTCTGATTAGTTACAACATACTGAAATTCTGGCTCGTCGGGTACTCCCTCGGCGGCCGCATTGCGATGTTCCATGCCTGCCAGCAGCCGAAGGGGCTGTTGGGCGTGACGGTAGAAGGCGGTCATCCGGGCCTGCAGGATGCCGATGCGCGACAGGCGCGGCTGGCATCCGACCGCCGCTGGGCAGCACGTTTTCGCAGCGAACCGCTGGATAACGTATTCGCTGACTGGTACCAACAGCCCGTGTTTGCCTCCCTGACGGACGCCCAGCGCGACGCGCTGATTACCCTGCGCAGCCAGAACAACGGCGCGGCGCTGGCGATGATGCTCGAGGCGACGTCGCTGGCCGTGCAGCCCGACCTGCGTACCGCGCTCAGCGCACGTGATTTCACTTTTGATTATCTCTATGGCGAACGTGATGAGAAGTTTGCGGCCCTTGCTGCGGAGCTGAGCGCCGTCTGCCATGCAATTCCCAACGCCGGACACAACGCCCACCGGGAAAACCCCGACGCGGTTGCCGCGAGTCTGGCTCAGATACTGCGTCTTCGAATAAAGGACACTCTATGA
- the menD gene encoding 2-succinyl-5-enolpyruvyl-6-hydroxy-3-cyclohexene-1-carboxylic-acid synthase, translating to MSVSSFNRRWAAVILEALTRHGVRHVCIAPGSRSTPLTLAAAENRALIHHTHFDERGLGHLALGLAKVSKEPVAVIVTSGTAVANLYPALIEAGLTGEKLILLTADRPPELIDCGANQAIRQPGLFSSHPSQTISLPRPTQDIPASWLVSTVDHAMETLRGGALHINCPFAEPLYGELDDTGLDWQQSLGDWWGSEKPWLREQTHLESAKQRDWFFWRQKRGVVIAGRMSPAEGKLVAEWAQTLGWPLIGDVLSQTGQPLPCADLWLGNAKAVTELSQAQIVVQLGSSLTGKRLLQWQATCTPDEYWLVDALEGRLDPAHHRGRRLVSRIDAWLALHPAEKRKPWAVTLPDLSRQAWELTHARCEAFSEAGLAHRIRQYLPEQGQLFVGNSLVVRLIDAFSQLPAGYPVYSNRGASGIDGLISTAAGVQRASAKSTLAIVGDLSALYDLNALALLRQASAPFVLIVVNNNGGQIFSLLPTPQSERERFYLMPQNVQFEHAAAMFSLKYHRPESWEQLDAALSSAWKQPGATLIELVVNEADGAQALQSLLAQVSQL from the coding sequence ATGTCAGTAAGTTCTTTTAACCGACGCTGGGCGGCGGTGATCCTTGAAGCCCTGACGCGCCATGGCGTCAGGCACGTGTGTATTGCACCGGGTTCTCGCTCAACGCCGCTGACGCTGGCGGCCGCCGAAAACCGGGCGTTGATTCACCACACCCACTTTGATGAGCGTGGCCTCGGGCATCTCGCGCTGGGTCTGGCGAAGGTCAGCAAAGAGCCCGTGGCGGTGATTGTCACTTCCGGTACCGCCGTGGCGAACCTCTATCCGGCTCTGATTGAAGCCGGGTTAACCGGTGAAAAGCTGATTCTGCTGACGGCCGATCGTCCCCCTGAGCTTATCGACTGCGGCGCCAATCAGGCCATCCGTCAGCCGGGGCTCTTTTCTTCGCATCCTTCGCAGACGATTTCGCTGCCGCGTCCCACCCAAGATATTCCGGCGAGCTGGCTGGTCTCCACCGTCGATCACGCCATGGAGACGCTGCGCGGCGGGGCGCTGCATATCAACTGCCCGTTTGCCGAGCCGCTGTACGGCGAGCTGGACGACACGGGTCTTGACTGGCAGCAGTCTCTCGGTGACTGGTGGGGGAGTGAGAAACCGTGGCTGCGCGAGCAGACGCACCTTGAGAGCGCGAAACAGCGCGACTGGTTCTTCTGGCGGCAGAAGCGCGGCGTGGTTATCGCCGGGCGCATGAGCCCTGCCGAAGGCAAGCTGGTCGCCGAATGGGCGCAAACCCTGGGCTGGCCGCTGATCGGCGACGTGCTTTCCCAGACCGGTCAGCCGCTGCCGTGCGCGGATCTCTGGCTGGGTAATGCCAAAGCGGTCACCGAGCTGTCGCAGGCGCAGATTGTGGTCCAGCTTGGATCGAGTTTAACCGGCAAGCGGTTACTGCAGTGGCAGGCCACCTGCACACCGGACGAATACTGGCTGGTGGACGCGCTGGAAGGGCGTCTTGATCCGGCGCACCACCGCGGTCGTCGTCTGGTCAGCCGTATCGACGCCTGGCTGGCGCTCCATCCGGCTGAAAAACGCAAACCCTGGGCGGTTACCCTCCCGGACCTGTCGCGCCAGGCGTGGGAACTGACCCATGCGCGCTGTGAAGCGTTCAGCGAGGCCGGGCTGGCGCACCGTATTCGCCAGTACCTGCCCGAGCAGGGGCAGCTGTTTGTCGGCAACAGCCTGGTCGTGCGGCTGATTGACGCCTTTTCGCAGCTGCCCGCGGGCTACCCGGTGTACAGCAACCGTGGTGCCAGCGGCATCGACGGGCTGATCTCTACGGCGGCGGGCGTGCAGCGCGCCAGCGCAAAATCGACGCTGGCCATCGTGGGGGATCTCTCCGCGCTCTACGACCTCAACGCGCTGGCGCTGCTGCGTCAGGCGTCTGCCCCGTTCGTGCTGATCGTGGTTAACAACAACGGCGGACAGATTTTCTCCCTGCTGCCTACGCCGCAGAGCGAGCGCGAGCGCTTCTATCTGATGCCGCAGAACGTGCAGTTCGAACACGCCGCGGCAATGTTCAGCCTGAAATACCATCGCCCGGAAAGCTGGGAACAGCTGGATGCGGCGCTAAGCTCCGCCTGGAAGCAGCCGGGCGCGACGCTGATTGAGCTGGTGGTGAACGAGGCTGACGGTGCGCAGGCCCTGCAAAGCCTGCTGGCGCAGGTGAGCCAGCTGTGA
- the menF gene encoding isochorismate synthase MenF, translating into MNSIFLALEQLRTQLSQALPATPGIRHFDVSFPLNDAFDPLAWLGAQQCYPQFYWQQRNGDEELAALGAVITFSSLALATQFLREQNAAGDTRICGLNAFNPEQGSLFLPRLFWRRTAGTATLRLQLWSDYSLQEDAHAARGFLQRLQPARPIRPLAVQVEHENHQPQRAEWLRLVRRATETIARGDFEKVVLARATDLQFTQRINPVALMAASRALNLHCYHFCMVFDASNAFLGSTPERLWRRRGTLLRTEALAGTVASHTDDKKAQRLGEWLLNDDKNQRENMLVVEDICQRLQHSTQTLEVLPAQVVRLRKVQHLRRCIWTELKQADDEQCLHILQPTAAVAGLPRQPAREFIQKVEPFNREWYAGSAGYLSPDQSEFCVALRSARVQDDSLRLYAGAGIVSGSDPEQEWQEIENKAAGLRSLLLRD; encoded by the coding sequence GTGAATTCGATTTTCCTCGCGCTGGAGCAATTGCGTACCCAGCTTTCGCAAGCGTTACCCGCAACGCCCGGCATACGTCATTTCGACGTCTCTTTCCCGTTAAACGATGCCTTCGACCCTCTCGCCTGGCTTGGGGCGCAGCAGTGCTATCCGCAGTTTTACTGGCAGCAGCGTAACGGCGATGAAGAGCTGGCCGCGCTGGGGGCGGTTATCACCTTTTCCTCTCTGGCGTTAGCCACGCAGTTTTTGCGCGAGCAAAACGCGGCAGGTGATACCCGCATCTGCGGCCTGAACGCCTTTAATCCGGAGCAGGGCAGCCTCTTTTTACCGCGACTGTTCTGGCGACGTACCGCCGGCACCGCTACGCTGCGCCTGCAGCTGTGGAGCGATTATTCACTTCAGGAAGATGCCCATGCCGCGCGGGGTTTTTTACAGCGGCTCCAGCCAGCCAGGCCTATCCGCCCGCTGGCCGTTCAGGTTGAGCACGAAAACCATCAGCCGCAACGGGCCGAATGGCTGAGACTTGTCCGCAGGGCGACCGAAACCATCGCGCGCGGTGATTTTGAAAAGGTTGTCCTTGCGAGGGCCACCGATCTTCAGTTTACACAGCGCATTAACCCCGTCGCGCTGATGGCGGCCAGCCGCGCCCTCAATTTACATTGCTATCACTTCTGCATGGTATTCGACGCCAGCAACGCGTTTCTCGGCTCGACGCCCGAGCGTCTCTGGCGGCGACGCGGCACGCTGCTGCGCACCGAAGCGCTGGCGGGCACCGTCGCCAGCCATACCGATGATAAAAAGGCGCAGCGTCTGGGCGAGTGGCTGCTGAACGACGATAAAAACCAGCGCGAAAATATGCTGGTCGTGGAGGATATCTGCCAGCGTCTTCAGCACTCTACGCAGACGCTTGAGGTACTGCCTGCCCAGGTGGTACGCCTGCGTAAGGTGCAGCATTTGCGCCGCTGTATCTGGACCGAGCTCAAGCAGGCCGACGACGAGCAGTGCCTGCATATCCTACAGCCGACGGCGGCCGTTGCCGGTTTGCCGCGACAGCCTGCGCGCGAATTTATTCAGAAGGTTGAGCCCTTTAACCGCGAGTGGTACGCCGGTTCTGCCGGGTATTTATCGCCTGACCAGAGTGAGTTCTGCGTGGCGTTGCGCTCCGCCCGCGTCCAGGATGACTCCCTGCGGCTCTACGCCGGGGCCGGCATTGTCAGCGGGTCTGACCCGGAACAGGAGTGGCAGGAGATTGAAAACAAAGCGGCCGGATTGCGCTCTCTGCTCCTAAGGGATTAA
- the elaB gene encoding stress response protein ElaB: MSFQSWDTRIDDDLALLSETLEEVLRSSGDPADQKYIELKARAEQALHEVKNRVSHASDNYYYRAKKAVYRADDYVHEKPWQGIGVGAAVGLVLGLLLARR; encoded by the coding sequence ATGTCATTTCAATCCTGGGATACCCGTATCGACGACGACCTGGCCTTACTGAGCGAAACGCTGGAAGAGGTGTTACGTTCCTCGGGCGACCCTGCCGATCAGAAATATATTGAGCTAAAAGCCCGTGCCGAGCAGGCGCTGCATGAAGTGAAAAACCGCGTCAGCCATGCGTCTGATAACTACTACTACCGCGCCAAAAAAGCGGTGTACCGTGCCGATGATTACGTGCATGAAAAACCGTGGCAGGGTATTGGCGTGGGTGCTGCCGTAGGCCTGGTACTGGGGCTGCTGTTGGCCCGTCGTTAA
- a CDS encoding GNAT family N-acetyltransferase, whose protein sequence is MIQWQDLHHSDLTVHSLYALLKLRCEVFVVEQTCPYQDIDGDDLVGENRHILGWRNNELVAYARILKSEDDFEPVVIGRVIISGKARGEKLGYQLMEKTLEACQKQWPNKALYLGAQAHLQSFYGHFGFVPVTEVYDEDGIPHVGMAREAKQA, encoded by the coding sequence ATGATCCAGTGGCAAGATTTACACCATAGTGACCTCACCGTTCATTCACTTTACGCCCTGCTGAAACTGCGCTGCGAAGTGTTCGTGGTTGAACAGACCTGCCCGTATCAGGACATCGACGGCGACGATCTCGTCGGCGAGAACCGCCATATCCTCGGCTGGCGGAATAACGAGCTGGTGGCGTATGCGAGGATTCTGAAAAGCGAAGACGATTTTGAGCCTGTCGTGATTGGCCGCGTCATCATCAGCGGCAAAGCGCGCGGTGAAAAACTGGGCTATCAGCTGATGGAGAAAACGCTGGAGGCATGCCAGAAACAGTGGCCGAACAAGGCGTTATACCTGGGCGCGCAGGCGCACCTGCAGTCCTTCTACGGCCACTTTGGTTTCGTGCCGGTCACCGAAGTATACGACGAAGACGGCATTCCCCACGTCGGCATGGCGCGGGAAGCGAAGCAGGCGTAA
- the rbn gene encoding ribonuclease BN, whose amino-acid sequence MELIFLGTSAGVPTRSRNVTAILLDLKHPTRGGLWLFDCGEGTQHQLLHTAYHPGKLDKIFITHLHGDHLFGLPGLLCSRSMAGNANPLTIYGPAGIREFVETTLRLSGSWTDYPLEVVEISEGLIFDDGDYKVSAQPLNHPVECYGYRIDAHDKPGALDAAALMADGVKPGPLFQRLKHGETVTLEDGRVINGQDYLAAPQPGKKLAIFGDTAPCRAALTLAQGVDVMVHEATLETAMEEKANGRGHSSTRQAAQLARDAGVGRLIVTHVSSRYDARGCEKLLAECRAVFPECELAEDFAQVSV is encoded by the coding sequence ATGGAACTGATTTTTCTGGGTACGTCGGCGGGCGTGCCAACCCGCTCACGGAATGTGACGGCGATACTGCTGGATCTTAAACACCCCACCCGCGGCGGGCTGTGGCTGTTTGACTGTGGTGAAGGGACGCAGCATCAGCTGCTACACACCGCTTATCACCCCGGCAAGCTGGATAAAATTTTTATCACCCATCTGCATGGCGATCATCTGTTTGGCCTTCCCGGCCTGCTGTGCAGCCGCTCGATGGCCGGTAACGCCAACCCGCTGACGATTTACGGGCCTGCGGGTATTCGTGAATTTGTTGAAACCACGCTGCGCCTGAGCGGGTCGTGGACGGATTATCCGCTGGAGGTCGTTGAGATTAGCGAAGGCCTGATTTTCGATGACGGCGATTATAAGGTGAGTGCTCAGCCGCTCAATCACCCTGTCGAGTGCTATGGATACCGTATTGACGCGCATGACAAACCCGGCGCGCTGGATGCCGCCGCGCTAATGGCCGATGGCGTAAAACCCGGGCCGCTGTTCCAGCGCCTGAAGCACGGCGAGACCGTCACGCTGGAGGACGGGCGCGTCATCAATGGGCAGGATTATCTCGCCGCACCGCAGCCCGGCAAGAAGCTGGCGATCTTTGGCGACACGGCCCCGTGCCGGGCGGCGCTCACGCTTGCCCAGGGCGTGGACGTGATGGTGCATGAAGCGACGCTTGAAACGGCGATGGAAGAGAAAGCCAACGGCCGGGGCCATAGCTCCACGCGTCAGGCGGCACAGCTTGCCCGCGATGCGGGCGTCGGGAGGCTCATCGTCACCCACGTCAGCTCGCGCTACGACGCGCGGGGCTGTGAAAAGCTGCTGGCAGAGTGTCGCGCGGTGTTCCCGGAATGTGAGCTGGCCGAAGATTTCGCTCAGGTCAGCGTTTAG
- a CDS encoding chemotaxis protein, with the protein MDNFQKDIDDRANLTLSNRFELLLFRLGTSLNENKSELFGINVFKLREIVPMPEFTKPAGMKSPLMGMVNIRDQVIPVIDLAAVAGCKPTTGLNILLITEYARSVQAFAVESVENIMRLDWKQVHAAETAVSGRYITSIACLDEKTDTNDLAMVLDVEQILYDITPANHDLHATNLKTTKFNIKPGAVAIVAEDSKVARSMLEKGLQAMEIPAQLHITGKDAWEKIGVLAAQAQAEGVPITDKIALVLTDLEMPEMDGFTLTRKIKTDPVLKDIPVVIHSSLSGNANEDHIRKVKADGYVAKFELNELSSVIEEVLDRSMKKIDGPLISRKQLA; encoded by the coding sequence ATGGATAATTTCCAGAAAGATATTGATGACAGGGCGAATCTGACCCTGTCGAACCGTTTTGAACTGTTGCTGTTCCGTCTTGGCACCTCTCTTAACGAAAATAAATCTGAGCTGTTTGGCATTAACGTCTTTAAGCTGCGTGAAATTGTGCCGATGCCGGAGTTCACGAAACCCGCCGGGATGAAATCACCGCTGATGGGAATGGTGAATATCCGCGATCAGGTGATCCCGGTGATTGACCTGGCCGCCGTGGCGGGCTGTAAGCCCACCACCGGGCTGAATATCCTGCTGATCACCGAATATGCGCGCAGCGTGCAGGCGTTTGCCGTGGAGTCGGTTGAGAACATCATGCGTCTGGACTGGAAGCAGGTGCACGCGGCGGAAACCGCCGTCAGCGGTCGCTATATCACCAGCATTGCCTGCCTGGATGAGAAAACGGATACCAACGATCTGGCGATGGTGCTGGACGTTGAGCAGATCCTGTATGACATCACCCCGGCCAACCACGATCTGCACGCCACCAATCTGAAAACCACTAAGTTCAATATCAAGCCGGGCGCGGTCGCGATTGTGGCGGAAGATTCCAAAGTGGCGCGTTCGATGCTGGAGAAAGGTCTGCAGGCGATGGAGATCCCAGCGCAGCTGCACATCACCGGCAAAGACGCGTGGGAAAAAATTGGCGTGCTGGCCGCACAGGCGCAGGCTGAGGGCGTGCCGATCACCGATAAGATCGCGCTGGTGCTGACCGACCTCGAAATGCCGGAGATGGACGGTTTTACGCTGACGCGCAAAATCAAAACCGACCCGGTTCTGAAGGATATTCCGGTGGTGATCCACTCTTCCCTTTCCGGCAACGCCAACGAAGACCATATTCGTAAGGTGAAAGCGGATGGCTACGTCGCGAAGTTTGAGCTGAACGAGCTGTCGTCAGTGATTGAGGAAGTGCTGGACCGCTCGATGAAGAAGATTGACGGGCCGTTGATTAGCCGTAAACAGCTGGCTTAG